actaaAAAAAGGAGTCAACATCAGTTATTTTAGATAACATTTTAGAGTATTTCGTGTCATatagattatttttttgtccAGCTTCAACAATTTTAGGCTAATGTCAGTATTGCATGTGAGTGAATGTATACTACTATTTTtgctatataaaatatataaaattttcttcttgAACTTCAGATGTTAGAAAGTTCATCGTATTTGCcacttttaattattttaaaacctttgagtgctgagtgtatttgaatattttcttcattttctaGTAAAACTCACAAATAGATCaaattcttatattttgaaGTTAAGTGTTTACTTAATAATTTGTATGTAGTCGAAGAAtgctatttattttatataaaaaagaagtTATATCTTCGAAATATCTCGTATTTGTTGTTCAAACTACTCACTGTATCATGCTACAATAAGAGCCTTTTTTTGGAAACGTTGGCCCTTTCAGGGTTATAATCattatctatttcatcttttaactcaagaaagcaaaagaaaataattgaaaattaatattatatagcCCTTATActtaagtaaataaataaatgactaAACAACAAAATAATACTCAAAAGAAGCACATATATCTAAGCTTAGTCAATTTTGGCTGAAACTAGCTAAAACCACTGAATCTGGACTGAACCAACCAGTTTTGATTGAAACAGGCTGAAACTAGCCGGAAAAGACAAAACTGATTGAAACCCAAAACTGGGATTTAGTTTTGATTCGATCTCTGTTGATACTGATCCATTTTGGCCAGAACATAAAACCTTGAAGCAGAGGCAAAAACTGAAGGCTGTCACAGAAAACCTCAAGATGCAGTTGATGGTTGAGCAGATGATAACTTTAGTAACAGGTAACAAATGATGGAATATCTCGACTTACTGCAtgaatatgtgtgtgtgtgtgtgattgAAAACAAAAAACTCAAGTTCAATATGTGATTAACAATTATCTATGTAGAGTTTATCAGACAAGGACTCTAGCTAATAATTCATGTTTACTATATGTGTTCATTGAAAAGAATTAACCAAACCTCACATTTAATTCTCTGAGAATATAGAACAAAGTAATCAGTGGCaccttaaaaataaaatgagaaaACTAAACAAGAACAAATTAGCACTCATGGGGCTTGCTTTCAATGCTTAGATAAGGGCAATCCTATGATGTATGTCTATCAAAGGTGTTGTATGGCTTACCAATTTCACGCTTGCCATTCTCAGGGCTATCACTTCCATGAACAACATTCCTGCAAAAGGTCATTGTAAAACCTTTTTCTTGGAAAACAAGATGATAAAAGAAATGCTTTGGGTGCATTAGAGAATAATTTTAACGAAAAATGGCTAAGGAACACAACCTGCCAGTTTGAACTGCCAAATCACCTCGTATGGTGCCTGGTTCAGCCTGAAGAGGATTGGTTGATCCTATAAGCTTGCGAGCTGATGCAACAACACCAACACCCTCCCAAGCCTTTCATGCACCCAAAAGAACATGAAACCAAATAGTGAAGGAAAAAGTGAACATATTAATATGATTTGTATTATCTATGCATcatgcatatacatacatatatatacatatacatatatatagagagacatacatatgtatgtatatatatgtctatactatatgtatatgtatttagAGGTAAATGCCAAGAAATATACCATACAAACAACAGGGCCAGAGGTGATGTAGTCTATCAGCTTAGGAAAGAAAGACTTGTCCTTCAGATCCTTGTAATGCTCCTGCCGATCAAATGACCATCAGAAAATGACTAGTCTACTGTACTTACTACAATTCTTCAGTTCCTTTTCATAAGTAACAGATAAGCAAGTGAATACATGCACAAACATAAGCAGATATACAAAATAATGCCATCCCCTCATAACAATACCTGAAACTTGAAAAGAAAGACTTCTAAACATCAAACTCAATCCATAAGCCCTCCAAATACTAAAACTGTACCTTCCTTTACTATATTTGCACCTTTACTTTTATCCTTGGCCTTCAACATGAACTTTTCCTTCAGGGCCCCCCTACCCATATCACTCAGGTTAACTATAAGGTGAGTTTGTTAGAAAAGCAATAGAATTGAAGGCACTACCCGTCCAACTTAACTAATTCTCAGTTACAGCAGCAACCACTGCCTTACTCTATCCCAAACTAATGTCATGAAATCCTCTTTGCATTTAATTCCTGCTCAAAGTGAATTTTAGATTGTAGACCGAAAACTGTTAGACGAGTATGCAATCCTAGAGaaaaatatgtgttaccataTTTGTGCTAACAACATACATTGGAAaaatgatgcaactcttgcacaTAATCAGCAAGGATTGTCTGATTCTATGACAATCTATTCTTCAATTGGAGGAGAACACAGAgaaaggagagaaaagaaaatattgttccTAATTTCATTGGAAACCTTAAAAACTGATTTCTCAATATACAAATTCAGCTTAGCAAAAGAATTTATGAATAAATGCTTCTAAATGAGTAGAAATAGAACTGAAGGGACTCATTTTATCGTAGAAACCTACATTATCTATATTAATGCATCCAACTTTTAAAATTCATTCTGTCCATGCCTACAATTATATCTTAGTCAGGTAAACAAAATTCACAGGCCCCTTAGAACTCTGGACTATCCTCTTTGCTAAGAATTGGCTTCTTGAGTGTGAAATTCCTTCAAGCAACAAATGATTCATCCAAAGGAATAATAAAAGTGGCAGACTACTCTCTCCCCACAAAAGATGATCACAAGATGATGCAAGATTCACACCACAGAAACAGCACAAGTGTCTTAACCATGACATTCTTGCAATGCCACATTATTATTTAGTCAAACAGCTCCACCAGAACAGTTTAAAGagtcactattttttttttcatattctttCATATAAATGTTATTTTCCACCCAAACACATAACAATTCTTTTATTCATATGCAAAGGAAAATTGTTTTACATCAGTGAATCCAGCAGCAGTTTGGGAAGCAAACCTCAGCTAACTCCTTGGGGCATTGGAAAAGCTTTAAGCCCTTCAGCAAAAATCCCTTCTTCTCGAACCGAGAAATAATTTCTCCCACCTATATCCATCCAACCAAAAATTCACATAAAAGCaggaattaattaaaattacgccaaaaaaaaagaaaaacaaaacttCCATTAAAAACTCGACAATAAGAGTCATACCAGGCCACGTTGAACACCGTCGGGTTTTACCATGATATAAGTCTCCTCGACCTCTTCCtgcaccaaaaaaataaaaataaaaaaacgaaGAAACTTCAAGGCAGTGAGAAAAGGCAAAACATGTGCTGCTACCAGGTCGATTTTCACAATTTGATatcaaaaacaacaaaaagtTTGAATTTTGCTCCTTCCTCCATGGATTTCTTTCCATTTTTCACCGGAATCCAAGGCgtagaaaggaaaggaagaacgcACCATGGCGGCGACGAGGTGGGGAATAAAGATGCGGGTTCCGGTCCTCCGGGCGCGCGCTTTGGCGCCGGCGGCGCCAGACGAGAGGGAGAGGAACGGCGACGGCGGGAGCGCGGCGAGGTGGCGGTGGGAGGGGAAGGCGAGGGCTTGCGCCCCGCGGGGGAACGAAGAGACTCCATGGCTCCGAGATTGAAGGGTTCCGGATAGAGCGCAGGGGCTTCTCCCGAGCACGGCAAGACTATCCAttctctcttcccctctccctccccctgcGTTTTGGACCTTTCAAGCATTGGAGAGTCAAAGGTGCTGATGATGCTTTGACTGATTGAAGGAAATCTGACCGTCCAATTGTTggactttttcttctttttatttttttattttttatttttgctagaGCGGGTGGATTCATATCTGACGAGTATGAATACattcaataaaattagaaaacaaaatgcCATGAAGTGCTCGGGGCACCTCACCAGTAGAGTTGATTGGACTGAAATTGATGAAATTTTTCATTATGATGGTGATAATGATGATAATGATAAGGGGGGTGTGAGAGAGTTTTATTGTTAAGTTTGAATCTCACTTGGGATGTGAAATGCATGAGTATTTCAAATTAGACTTTCTAGTTGTTCGCTATAATCTTCctagtttttttcttaaaaacaaCTAAAACTATAATCTTTCTAGCCGATCGAAGGATTTGTGTGCTGATGGATTAGTATGATATCATCAAGCTAACTTGATACGTAACAACGCCACGATGAATTACATGCCATATTACAATAGTTTCTAAATTATTACACAGACAAACATCTTTATATTGCTTTCAAATATTGTCCCTCTCATACCACTAAAACATATAGCATTTTGtttctaaaagtttttaataCTATAGACCATGATTAGTAATCTAGATCTTCAATTTAAGTGCATGATTATTGTTTTTGAACCTGAGATGAGTGGATACCTCTCTTCTTGAGAGGTGCATAGCCCGTCCTATTATACATATATACGTACATATATATGCGCACATATTTCACTTTTGAAGGGATAAATTAAAAACACAAAAATTTTGAAGGATATAATCCCTAATGTAAATTTTATAGTAATATCTATAATATATCTATTTGGACTCAAAATTAAATTCTTGTCAAGAAAGggattcaaaataaattttctggTTGATAAGTCATGATCTTCAAATTGTAGGCATGGACATAATTAGCTTTCCTTAGTTTCTATGATGTTTATTTCACAAAATCTAGAAACCATATTGCATGACTATATATTCCTCATATGCACCTTCCATAAGATCCCAAGAGGGTATAGATGCATCTCACCTGCATCTTTTGGAAGGAAATTATTTCACTAAATTTTTGAGAATCCTCCATGATTAATTATTTGTCTTTCATAAATCATCCAGAAGAATCTTGagttgtatgcatgcatgcaccttCATCTCTTTTCTCTGTGCTCTTTTTGCCTATAAATTTTCTTTCCCCATCTCTCTCCTAAACCATCAGagcccctcccctctctctctttgtttctATTGATTGTTTTTTGAAGTTTTTTGGTGGGTAAGTTGGGATCAGACTCTGAGCCTTATGCTCAAAGATATGGCTTAATTCAAAGAGCATATCTTGTAAAAAAGCTCAAGGCTCAGATCTAATCCCAAGCTACccactcaaaaaataaaaagaagaacaaaaaagctAGCTACCAATGGCGTTGCAGTAAGGTAAACCTCTACCATTCCCATCACCATTATCCTTAGTATAAATCTCTTGCATTTGGACTAGAATTTCCTCGACGTGACTTttcttttaacatttctatttcaaagcatagattttcttgGTTTTGATTCTTGAAACGACTTTATATTAAAAAGAGCATCACTTGAATTATTTACTTGTCCAATGACTTAAGAGAATGAATGGATGGTCTTCATGTTTTATAATCTAGGAAACCTCTTGCCATTTTATACTCACTtattatcatatttatattattgcTCTTTCAACATCGTAAACAGGGGATTGAAGGTAGTCCTTGAAACTTGCTCATTTCAAGCTCTCTATATTGACCAAGCGGTGTCAAGGATAACAACGCCGGAAGCCGCTGGTCTTAGCCAGATACAACTCTTTGGATGGAATTCTAAAGAAAGTTGTCGGCCATTAGATTCTAGGTTAGGGGTGAAATTAGATCAGATACTATTCTTctggatttatttttgtatccaaATCTATATATAAAATTGAGTATCCAACTAATATtcatatctatatccatattcatcaaaagaaaaatagatataaacATAGATAGCAAACTATTTGGTTCATATTCAAATATCCGATTTTGTTTGTAATCCTACTTGATTGTATATATAAACTgttaaattttaagaaaaaaataatcatattaatATGTTACTAACTTAACTTACCTtctatttaataatatttttgatttcaagATCCCAAAATAACTATTTgatttatatatgtatttgtATCTATACTTTCAATATTAGATATAAATTCATATATATTTAAGGATATGAATTTTTGCATCTGATTAATAACCATATCTGCATCCATATTTACTAAATATAAACTTGATATGGATATATTGATATCTGATCCgtattctatatattttttgtccTCTTCTAGGCTTTATTTTAAGCCGATGAAACAAATTattttggcatcaaatttagcCAGGTAAACAGAGCAGACACAATTCAATTACATGCACATTCATTTCATACACACACTTAATTTGCTCTTTGTATATacatggatatatcatttgaattttgaaaataatgtcTAAAATTAAGATTATTCATGTACAAGCAATAACTATATGTGGTGTATATGAAATTCATACGGAATATCTTTGTCATTCTTTATCCCGGTATGAACAATAACCATATCTAATATGCTAAAAGGCTCAGATTGCGGTTTTTGTGTACAAGTTGGCAAGGCCAGCACCCTTCCTATGCTCCCATGCTCGAGTTGTTGCTGCAAAAGGGTTCACTGGTTCAAACAAAGCTTTGGATCTAAAAACAACCCAAATGTCTAATGGTGAACAAATCTTGAGgtacttattttttattatcttatgcatcaatggGGACGACAATTTATGACCCGACCCATCAATTCAGCTTGCAACTTATCCACTTTAATCAATTTGGGTTTGACATAAATAGATTTGGGTCATAAATGGTCTAACCCGTCTAGATTTATTTATCAAATGGGTTGGGTTCAGATTTGGACCTTTgatctgtttaacccgttttAACTCGTTTAATTATTGGATCGGCTTATAACCCGACTCATTTAATCTATTTAGACCTTGCTTAAGCTATTTCTGACttgtttaacttgtttaaatccatttaattcattaaaaactagtttaacccgtttaacctatttaagtcATGTGGGTTAGATCaagttacctgtttaataaatcggTTGGATTCGGATCTAAAAtcttgacctgtttattaaacaggtcggattcGGATTGACAAATTTTCGACCTGATCTGTATCCGATCCGACTCATCTCTGACCCGACCCTACTTGCAATTGATTGCcacctatatatatattgatatttGTAGCCAAAAATGAAATTTTACTAGAGATTTGCCTATGCTATGCAAGTGATTGTCTAGATCTCGTTGGACATGGTCCATAAGAGGAAGCTCAGCCAATGTGGTGAAAAGGAGCAGCAGAAGATTCTATCCGTGAAATGAATATTGAATTTGATTTGTGGGGAAGATTCCAAACCctaatgttttctttataatattaGGGATTAGAGATATTAAATGCAATCATATCGATATTGATATTTGAATCTGGTCAAGAACAACATATATATCCTTGTCTGGTCCAAATCTTTATTGCACATAGCAGCCATATTTGTATTCGACCGAAATCGGATCCAAATGTTGAATAGAATTGCGTGTCGGAATCTATTTATCTCACCTCTATGTCATCATCAATTACTCACCAGACAACCCCAAACTGGTTGTCACATCTTGGAATCATAGGATACTGACCTCGAGGAGCAATGccagattcttgtttccataaAACATACAGTGACGCCTCTCGGAATATCCCATGTCGTTTTTGGTTAGATATCTTGGTTTGCTGAACTTTCCTACTCTTCAACAACGAGCAACCACACTATATATGGACCCCACTGTTTCATTTCTTGGATTATTACCTTGTTCCTGTTGCTCCGTTGCCACCACCAACTTTTTAACAATTCAGAAAATGCCTTCATTCAAAAACAATTCAGAAAATGCCCCACTTGACTGCAATCTCAACGATGCTGCAAATTTCCCTGGAACCTTGATAGCAGTGGATCATTGGGAGTACTGAATTTCTCCAAAACTCGAGCGGCTTTGATATGGTAGATTCGAGGAAAGACGCAGCTCTCGCCGCTGCTGCGGTATATAGAGAGGGTTTTCGTATGCTGAGAGGCTATTTCTTATTTCAAACTTGTAACATCCCGAGATTATATCGGAGCAATCTTAGCATTGTGCCGGGAGTTGCCCTCAATATAATGGATGCAGGATGAAAAATCAGAGTTAGATAAGGAACAGAAggataaagagaaagaaaagaagagactgTATTGAGAATTTTCTTGTGTCTTGTCATTCTGTACATGGTCCTATTTATACATAAAATGGAGAAACAAATCACAAGATTACAGGAAGCAAATAAAGCAGGAATCATTAATGGAATTGCTAGCCGTTGTCCTTTAACCCTGTGATCCTGCTAGAATCTTCGGGTCCATTACTACCATAATAGGAGGATTCTGATTCTTCGGGTCGGTCCTTAACAAATTCTGTGATATTGCCATAATCTTCGGGTCCATTACTGCCGTGATGGGAGAATCTTGATTCTTTAGCTCCTTCCTTAACCCAGGAAGACAGGAAAATGGCAATCATGGTGACCAAAGAGCAAATGACAGTCTTTTATTTCAACTGTTCAAGCTTTGAACAACCAGCCCAAACACCAAGTTGAGCTCTTTTATTCTCTCACACTCCAGTCTCTCCAACCGAAGCAGAGTTTGCTTTTTAAGCTAGTAGTACTCGTTACCAGGACTCTCATTCTACGATCAAAGCAATGCTAGTCGCCGAGATGGCATTTCCAGCAAGAAGCGGCGACGATGGGCTTGGACTTCCACCCGAGCACCAAGCAGCCCTTTTCCTCGGCAATGGTGTAACCCTCGCAGGCCTCAACCTTGTCGAGCCACTGCTTGGCCTGAGCCATCTTCTTGATCGGTGCCGGCTGGAACCCGGCCCGGCTCATCCTGCGGCGCCACTGGTCCACCCTCTCATGCCTCTCCACCCTCGCCGGCCCCTCGCAGCTCACGATGTTCTTGATCTCCTCCGCGAAGTAGAACTGCTCCACCTTGGCGCGCTTGGTGTCGTACCTCGGCAGCATTGCATCCAGCGAGTCGAAGATGGCCGAGTAGTAGTGCAGCGCCTCCATGAACCTCCCGAGGAAGAACGGGCCGTTGTGGCTCGCGTCTTGCTCCaccaggacaagcatcctcggCGATAGCTCGTGAATCATTTGGAGCACCGAGTTGAGGGCTCCTCGGCTCTCCTTGACGACAC
This portion of the Phoenix dactylifera cultivar Barhee BC4 chromosome 11, palm_55x_up_171113_PBpolish2nd_filt_p, whole genome shotgun sequence genome encodes:
- the LOC103714470 gene encoding nucleoside diphosphate kinase 2, chloroplastic-like yields the protein MDSLAVLGRSPCALSGTLQSRSHGVSSFPRGAQALAFPSHRHLAALPPSPFLSLSSGAAGAKARARRTGTRIFIPHLVAAMEEVEETYIMVKPDGVQRGLVGEIISRFEKKGFLLKGLKLFQCPKELAEEHYKDLKDKSFFPKLIDYITSGPVVCMAWEGVGVVASARKLIGSTNPLQAEPGTIRGDLAVQTGRNVVHGSDSPENGKREIALWFKEGELCSWVPVQAPWLRDMVSCNSILRLL